One window from the genome of Candidatus Zixiibacteriota bacterium encodes:
- a CDS encoding CoB--CoM heterodisulfide reductase iron-sulfur subunit B family protein, translating into MKYLYYPGCSLKSTGKSYEESILAVFSALGRPLEELDDWNCCGATAYMSISEMKAFALSARNFAIAERQGDSDTHLVVPCAACYLGLNKAHRYLDEHPDIRKTIQSALAAAGLSYENGIKVRHPLDVLANDVGLEAIKGAVTRPLAGLKVACYYGCQLVRPYADFDDAHEPMVMDRLITALGGTPVAWPLKTRCCGGSLTGTVPEVGLRLSYVLLREAQKRGCDVIATACPLCQFNLECYQPKMSRMYESRVNVPVVYFSQLMGTAFGLDRRPLGLQRLFVPFAYREPAAAVEGGAHVG; encoded by the coding sequence ATGAAATACCTCTACTACCCCGGGTGCTCGCTGAAGAGCACCGGCAAGTCCTACGAGGAATCGATCCTCGCCGTGTTCTCCGCTCTGGGGCGGCCGCTCGAGGAGCTGGACGACTGGAACTGCTGCGGGGCGACGGCGTACATGTCGATTTCGGAGATGAAGGCCTTTGCGCTCTCGGCGCGCAATTTCGCGATCGCCGAGCGCCAGGGAGACAGCGACACGCATCTCGTCGTGCCCTGCGCGGCCTGCTACCTCGGCCTGAACAAGGCCCACCGCTATCTCGACGAGCACCCCGACATACGCAAGACCATCCAGAGCGCGCTCGCCGCCGCCGGCCTGAGCTACGAGAACGGGATCAAGGTGCGCCACCCGCTCGACGTGCTCGCCAACGATGTCGGATTGGAGGCGATCAAGGGAGCGGTGACCCGGCCGCTGGCCGGGCTGAAGGTGGCCTGCTACTACGGGTGCCAGCTCGTGCGGCCTTATGCCGACTTCGACGACGCCCATGAGCCGATGGTGATGGACCGGCTTATCACGGCGCTCGGCGGCACGCCCGTGGCTTGGCCGCTGAAGACGCGCTGCTGCGGCGGCTCGCTCACCGGCACGGTGCCGGAGGTCGGACTGCGGCTGAGCTACGTTCTGCTGCGCGAGGCGCAGAAGCGCGGCTGCGACGTGATTGCCACCGCCTGCCCGCTCTGCCAGTTCAACCTCGAGTGCTACCAGCCGAAGATGAGCCGGATGTACGAATCGCGGGTGAACGTCCCGGTCGTCTACTTCTCGCAGCTCATGGGGACGGCGTTCGGGCTCGACCGGCGCCCGCTCGGGCTGCAGCGGCTGTTTGTCCCGTTTGCGTACCGCGAACCCGCGGCCGCGGTGGAAGGAGGCGCCCATGTCGGCTGA
- a CDS encoding AAA family ATPase, producing the protein MGVWLVPESELTPDQIRAVQLPTDGHKVVSGPPGSGKTLVLVHRARYLLDSKGITGGQLRLFVYTRTLRDYIQSALKLLGIADECVLTFDAWCRSFYLSCVGNPPPRDEVNGQLDFREIRRAVLRALETAPVAPVYDYVLVDEGHDLDEISYKILVRIARHITVCMDRKQQIYDDGAAEERVLHILGLPKRSVALLEAYRCCPYITRLAATLLDRQERQPYLGQMRTEQVEREKPLLFIANAQEAELHELARQIRERQRVQGRNDGGGGSIAILFPQKRMVFGYANALADLGVQVEVHLDRPAQQARYEMVDFRNNLPKILTYHQAKGLTFDSVFMPRLVGYAFKRVSEPRLRRLLFVGITRAKSWVYMSTEDSRMLPCLNAICDESGDFLAVRYSGGNDGPKPDTDSGEEDGLANLFT; encoded by the coding sequence ATGGGCGTCTGGCTGGTACCTGAAAGCGAACTGACACCCGATCAGATTCGAGCGGTCCAATTGCCGACCGACGGCCACAAGGTTGTTTCCGGTCCCCCGGGATCGGGCAAGACCCTGGTGCTTGTTCATCGCGCGCGGTATCTCCTCGACTCAAAGGGAATCACCGGCGGGCAGCTCCGCCTGTTTGTCTATACCCGCACCCTTCGCGACTACATCCAGTCGGCCCTCAAACTGCTGGGTATTGCCGACGAATGCGTGCTCACTTTTGACGCGTGGTGTCGATCCTTCTATCTTTCGTGCGTGGGCAACCCACCCCCTAGGGATGAGGTTAATGGCCAGCTTGACTTCAGGGAGATCCGACGTGCTGTTCTCAGAGCGCTCGAGACTGCACCGGTAGCACCGGTTTACGATTATGTGCTGGTCGACGAGGGTCACGATCTCGACGAGATTTCCTACAAGATCCTCGTCCGGATCGCCCGCCACATCACTGTCTGTATGGACAGGAAACAGCAGATCTATGACGATGGTGCGGCCGAGGAACGGGTGCTTCACATACTCGGGCTGCCCAAGCGCAGCGTTGCTCTCCTTGAGGCGTATCGCTGCTGCCCCTACATCACCCGCCTGGCCGCGACCCTCCTGGACCGCCAGGAGCGACAGCCGTATTTGGGGCAAATGCGGACCGAGCAGGTGGAGAGGGAGAAGCCGCTGCTGTTCATCGCCAATGCACAGGAAGCGGAGCTTCACGAGCTCGCGCGGCAGATCAGGGAGCGCCAGAGGGTACAGGGCAGGAATGACGGCGGTGGCGGGAGCATCGCTATCCTGTTTCCCCAAAAGCGCATGGTCTTCGGATATGCGAACGCGCTGGCCGATCTCGGCGTACAGGTTGAAGTGCACCTGGACCGGCCCGCCCAGCAGGCCAGATATGAAATGGTTGATTTCCGGAACAATCTCCCCAAGATACTGACTTACCACCAAGCGAAGGGGCTCACATTTGATTCGGTGTTTATGCCGCGCCTGGTCGGTTACGCGTTCAAACGAGTATCTGAACCGCGCTTGCGCCGGCTGCTGTTCGTCGGAATCACACGGGCCAAGAGCTGGGTTTATATGAGCACGGAGGACTCGCGGATGCTCCCATGCCTCAACGCGATCTGCGATGAGTCCGGAGACTTTCTGGCTGTCCGATATTCCGGCGGGAATGACGGGCCGAAGCCGGACACTGACAGCGGTGAGGAAGACGGGTTGGCGAACCTCTTCACCTGA
- a CDS encoding 4Fe-4S dicluster domain-containing protein yields the protein MEKWQGWDKIRYESELDHHFADEIASIPGGDKLFRCIQCGTCSGMCPLSSYMDYTPRQIVAMIRAGFRGEVLSSYTTWLCASCYACTVECPQEIKITEIMYAAKRLAIRGGMHPKRFPSQVLATEFFRGVERKGRSNEGPLLVRLFLRTNPFKMFGNTGLGLGLFRRGRLSPKLESIKRTGELHTMLAAIEQERMVRRTETTEATA from the coding sequence ATGGAAAAGTGGCAAGGTTGGGACAAGATTCGCTACGAGTCGGAGCTTGACCACCACTTCGCCGACGAAATCGCCTCGATTCCGGGCGGCGACAAGCTCTTCCGCTGTATCCAGTGCGGAACATGCAGCGGCATGTGCCCGCTGAGTTCCTACATGGATTACACCCCCCGTCAGATTGTCGCGATGATCCGTGCGGGCTTTCGCGGCGAGGTGCTGTCGAGTTACACGACCTGGCTGTGCGCCTCGTGTTACGCCTGTACGGTCGAATGTCCTCAGGAGATCAAGATCACCGAGATTATGTATGCGGCCAAGCGGCTGGCGATTCGCGGCGGCATGCACCCGAAGCGTTTTCCCAGCCAGGTGCTCGCGACCGAGTTTTTCCGCGGGGTGGAGCGCAAGGGCCGCAGCAACGAGGGGCCGCTGCTGGTGCGGCTCTTTCTGAGGACCAACCCGTTCAAGATGTTCGGCAACACCGGGCTCGGGCTCGGCCTGTTCCGGCGGGGACGCCTCTCGCCCAAGCTTGAGTCGATCAAGCGAACCGGCGAGCTCCACACCATGCTCGCCGCGATTGAGCAGGAGCGCATGGTCCGCCGGACGGAGACAACGGAGGCGACCGCATGA
- a CDS encoding CHAT domain-containing protein gives MACACLILFTAAVLTSRNADDQPAAPEPPRLAAIAAARDSAAFDSALAVDAAGVRRYLKTAVTDLTRRAAEGADAAGGGESLGVNWLVDRYTGVTSVGDLSRQRDLLYAWGPAQAAAKTTCDSLFRRGNRVFQRERDDGRAGAGARFLSLLDTLAARYAALGDGPGRAAVWSYRAGILEQGGDLAVAIAAADSARALAEAFDAPDLLGDVHLRRSEIALVRQADYLAAGLHHRQAVEAFRRIGDQRRILTAALQQFYALHQLNRTEEALRAVREAMQSARHLNDRRSESYCAHVISECLFDLGDFDSALTYNDRCTSLRLPVDIALPRPSALSDLGYALATRGLVLHALGRTSDARYFYEWADSLFSKAVDTLGLFLSGGRLGNLLLDEGRWEDAEGVFLPILARAGKFETRLAAAYGLGVAEYRRGRPQEARIYLRECVRQCEQMRGRLPSPDLQLGMLADKAGFYDLLVVTFLEEYMAGGSSASLDSALAYLDLAQARSLVESAGEAVGSPCPEENRLLSRLSDLQFSLLVDRDDPAGLGRSQRALEDSLFAARVECAAVSPSDSHPPALPTSRTLCSTVLPRDLVLCWVLSPAGTFAIALSADTVVVRPLAASRDEIAELVREFVAAVAAYPTARDFPESPYHAPGRKLYDILLKPFVNEQDTTRLTVIAPGALAGLPVGALVDAHGRFVVESREVVYAPALSMLARHPEEAERSDPRRMLAFGDARYDDNSVLSGLPFSSEELDRISRVYGANASVYADSAATEANVRRTADSWTGILHLAVHGLVDPDDWSRSALSFSFDSDGRGSGLLHASEIAHLNIPAALVFLSACESGSGRQIAGEGVMSLARSFLAAGAGSVISTLWRVDDRASAEFVGQFYDRTAAAAPPAEAIAEAQRLMIHSDRPLYRHPYFWASYVLTQTGARKTK, from the coding sequence GTGGCTTGCGCGTGTCTGATCCTCTTCACCGCCGCGGTTCTTACCTCGCGGAATGCGGACGACCAGCCGGCCGCGCCCGAGCCGCCGAGACTGGCGGCAATTGCCGCGGCCCGGGACAGCGCCGCTTTCGACAGCGCACTCGCCGTTGATGCCGCCGGTGTCCGACGATACCTGAAGACGGCTGTTACAGACCTCACGCGGCGCGCTGCCGAGGGAGCCGATGCCGCCGGCGGCGGCGAGAGTCTGGGTGTCAACTGGCTGGTGGATCGCTACACGGGAGTCACTTCTGTCGGCGACCTGTCTCGACAACGGGACCTGCTGTATGCCTGGGGTCCGGCTCAGGCAGCCGCGAAGACCACGTGCGATTCTCTCTTCCGCCGGGGCAACCGGGTCTTCCAGCGCGAGCGCGATGACGGCCGGGCGGGAGCGGGGGCGCGGTTTCTGTCCCTGCTCGACACGCTGGCGGCCCGATACGCGGCTCTCGGCGATGGTCCCGGGCGGGCAGCCGTGTGGTCGTATCGAGCCGGCATCCTTGAGCAGGGCGGCGACCTTGCCGTCGCGATCGCAGCGGCCGACAGCGCCCGCGCGCTGGCCGAAGCCTTTGACGCACCCGATCTCCTGGGCGACGTCCATTTGCGCCGGAGCGAAATCGCTCTCGTGCGGCAGGCCGACTACCTCGCCGCCGGCCTGCACCACCGGCAGGCTGTCGAGGCCTTTCGGCGCATCGGCGATCAACGCCGGATTCTGACCGCCGCGCTGCAGCAGTTCTATGCCCTCCACCAGCTGAATCGGACCGAGGAGGCCCTGAGAGCCGTTCGCGAGGCCATGCAGTCGGCCCGGCATCTCAACGACCGGCGGAGCGAATCATACTGCGCCCACGTCATCAGCGAGTGTCTGTTCGACCTTGGCGACTTCGACTCGGCACTTACCTACAACGACCGCTGCACATCGCTGCGGCTCCCCGTCGATATCGCTCTCCCCCGCCCAAGCGCTCTGAGCGACCTCGGCTACGCGCTCGCCACCCGGGGGCTGGTTCTGCATGCGCTTGGACGGACCTCCGACGCCCGGTATTTCTACGAGTGGGCCGATTCGCTCTTCTCGAAGGCCGTCGATACCCTGGGGCTGTTCCTCAGCGGCGGCCGGCTGGGGAACCTGTTGCTCGACGAAGGCCGCTGGGAGGACGCCGAAGGCGTGTTCCTTCCCATCCTGGCCAGGGCCGGGAAGTTCGAGACGCGGCTGGCGGCCGCTTACGGCCTGGGAGTCGCAGAGTACCGGCGAGGACGACCCCAGGAAGCACGCATCTATCTCCGGGAATGCGTGAGGCAGTGCGAGCAGATGCGCGGGCGGCTGCCCAGTCCGGACCTTCAGTTGGGAATGCTCGCCGACAAGGCCGGCTTCTACGATCTGCTGGTCGTGACATTCCTGGAGGAGTACATGGCCGGCGGGAGCAGCGCCAGCCTGGACTCGGCGCTGGCGTACCTCGACCTTGCCCAGGCGCGCTCGCTGGTCGAAAGCGCCGGGGAGGCAGTCGGCAGCCCTTGTCCCGAGGAGAACCGGCTTCTCTCTCGCCTTTCCGACCTGCAGTTCAGCCTGCTGGTGGACCGCGATGATCCGGCCGGGCTCGGGAGGTCCCAGCGGGCTCTCGAGGATTCGCTCTTCGCCGCGCGGGTCGAATGCGCCGCCGTCAGCCCGTCCGACAGCCACCCCCCGGCCCTGCCGACCAGTCGAACCCTCTGCTCAACGGTTTTGCCCCGCGATCTGGTGCTCTGCTGGGTGCTGTCGCCGGCGGGGACGTTCGCTATCGCTCTATCGGCCGACACAGTCGTCGTGCGGCCGCTGGCGGCATCGCGCGACGAAATCGCCGAACTTGTCCGGGAGTTCGTCGCCGCCGTGGCGGCCTATCCAACAGCCCGAGACTTCCCGGAAAGCCCGTACCACGCTCCCGGGCGGAAGCTCTACGACATCCTGCTGAAGCCCTTCGTCAACGAACAGGACACGACCCGCCTGACAGTTATCGCCCCGGGTGCGCTCGCCGGCCTGCCGGTGGGCGCACTGGTTGATGCGCACGGCCGCTTCGTGGTGGAGAGCCGGGAAGTTGTGTACGCGCCCGCTCTGTCGATGTTGGCTCGGCACCCTGAGGAAGCGGAGCGGTCCGATCCCCGCCGCATGCTGGCTTTCGGCGACGCCCGGTACGACGACAACTCGGTTCTGTCCGGACTTCCCTTCTCATCCGAGGAGCTTGACCGCATCAGCCGGGTGTACGGCGCGAACGCCTCGGTCTATGCGGACTCGGCGGCCACCGAGGCGAATGTGCGGCGCACCGCCGATAGCTGGACGGGGATTCTGCACTTAGCAGTTCATGGGTTGGTCGATCCCGACGACTGGTCGCGTTCGGCCCTGAGCTTTTCGTTCGACTCCGACGGCCGGGGATCGGGCCTGCTTCACGCCTCGGAGATCGCTCACCTGAATATTCCTGCGGCCCTCGTGTTTCTTTCCGCTTGTGAGAGCGGCTCCGGGAGGCAGATTGCGGGCGAAGGCGTAATGAGCCTGGCGCGATCATTCCTGGCGGCCGGCGCCGGCTCCGTGATATCGACCCTCTGGCGCGTCGATGACCGGGCCTCTGCGGAATTCGTCGGGCAGTTCTACGACCGAACGGCCGCCGCGGCGCCGCCCGCGGAAGCGATCGCCGAGGCGCAACGCCTGATGATCCATTCCGATCGCCCGCTCTACCGCCATCCGTATTTCTGGGCTTCCTACGTGCTTACCCAGACGGGCGCTCGGAAGACCAAGTAA
- a CDS encoding sigma-70 family RNA polymerase sigma factor, translating into MAGTNQDIDVIDGYLCGDATSCQVIGRYINAALGPFRERLGYQVDDVRSDVEDELRTALGERQFRGEAQLKTFVSRVVSHTAIDYIRYNRRFADGDPEEAIRLLPDKLPDPERELERNQLLRLLWRVVRRLPRDCVKILRMHERDGLTCAMIGQVIGKKEDRVRRRMWECRREAERIREELLRPDKRL; encoded by the coding sequence GTGGCAGGGACAAACCAGGACATCGACGTGATCGACGGCTATCTCTGCGGGGATGCCACGAGCTGCCAAGTCATCGGACGCTACATTAATGCCGCGCTGGGTCCGTTCCGGGAGCGGCTCGGGTATCAGGTTGACGACGTTCGCTCCGATGTAGAAGATGAACTCCGTACGGCGCTGGGGGAGCGACAGTTCCGCGGCGAGGCGCAACTCAAGACATTCGTGAGCCGCGTGGTCAGCCACACCGCGATCGACTATATCCGCTACAATCGCCGCTTTGCCGATGGCGACCCGGAGGAGGCGATCAGACTCCTGCCCGACAAACTTCCCGATCCCGAACGGGAGCTGGAGCGCAACCAGTTGCTGCGCCTGCTGTGGCGGGTGGTGCGGCGGCTGCCCCGGGATTGCGTGAAGATCCTTCGGATGCACGAACGGGATGGTCTGACGTGCGCAATGATCGGCCAAGTCATTGGGAAAAAAGAGGATCGGGTCCGGCGGCGCATGTGGGAGTGTCGCCGCGAGGCCGAGCGAATCCGAGAGGAATTGCTGCGACCCGACAAACGTTTGTGA
- a CDS encoding Hsp70 family protein: MSEHFLSALRAQLRAHGQAPLRVIGIDLGTTNCTVAEIVADGAAEDFEPRCIEIEQETPFQGEYTHILIPSIVALHGGREYVGEGAKRLRAGLAGPETGLERNRTIFWEVKNEMGIQRTYARAPEGYRGAAEVSGRILRFLANRYRADHGEPRKAVVTVPASFQQPQREDTLRAAKLASMELAGGDLLDEPLAAFVDFWMRGELAKALPRGEGNVLVFDFGGGTCDTAVVKVHAGDAAGHLRASPLSVSRYYRLGGGDIDLAIFYEVLLPQIMEQNGLSERDLDFGVKKNQLEPAFLGIAESLKVGLCTQVRRLRELARGAELPIEPVQKLPATERCRLTNGREITLQSPALTLPQFEAVLEPFLDRTFVFHRETEYRLTCSIFAPLEDALDRAELDAREIDCCLLVGGSSLIPQVADALRSYFEPEKVVLYSHPDQVQSAVARGAAAQALSLAVLGRGVLQPASPTGVCIRTTAGKMQLIPPHSPLPYPAAGEWAMNTNLALPKRLSQTERVVRIELIGTDDSLIQRWTWLVPPAAAPGEPLTLQYCMDENQVIRYRLDLESGTGREGLTGSTENPIHNVVNPDLKRIRILELEECLRTSLPAGEQQEEMVVEIANLSRELRQYDKARYLLERVLRTRGGGDIGVLNYLGIVCGEQGDRQAEEKYYREAARLGSDAAQFNLAYFYRDHGSLAKAAEAIERLVERFPKGPYLVLKADIAEREERIYESKRALEMARKAFGPVKSLSDWELSWYEHGAKLAGDEAAQEMVRAERKRRRRSNAPEPSGLLPEMREA, encoded by the coding sequence ATGAGCGAGCATTTTCTCTCCGCCCTGCGGGCGCAGCTGCGCGCGCACGGGCAGGCGCCCCTGCGCGTCATCGGCATCGACCTGGGCACCACCAACTGCACGGTCGCGGAGATTGTCGCCGACGGCGCGGCTGAGGATTTCGAGCCGCGGTGTATCGAGATCGAGCAGGAGACGCCGTTCCAGGGTGAGTACACGCACATCCTGATACCCTCGATCGTCGCGCTCCACGGCGGCCGCGAGTATGTCGGCGAGGGGGCCAAAAGGCTGCGGGCCGGCCTCGCCGGCCCGGAGACCGGCCTGGAGCGCAATCGGACGATATTCTGGGAAGTGAAGAACGAGATGGGGATCCAGCGCACCTACGCGCGCGCGCCGGAGGGGTATCGCGGCGCGGCCGAAGTGAGCGGTCGGATTCTGCGGTTTCTGGCCAACAGGTACCGGGCGGACCACGGGGAGCCGCGCAAGGCGGTGGTGACGGTGCCGGCTTCGTTCCAACAGCCGCAGCGAGAGGATACGCTCCGGGCGGCCAAGCTGGCGTCGATGGAACTGGCCGGGGGCGACCTGCTCGATGAGCCGCTGGCCGCCTTTGTCGACTTCTGGATGCGCGGGGAATTGGCGAAGGCTCTTCCGCGCGGAGAGGGCAATGTCCTCGTGTTCGATTTCGGCGGGGGCACTTGCGACACGGCCGTGGTGAAGGTCCACGCGGGGGACGCCGCGGGCCACCTGAGGGCCTCCCCGCTCTCAGTGTCGCGCTACTACCGCCTCGGCGGCGGCGACATCGACCTGGCGATCTTCTACGAAGTCCTCCTCCCGCAAATAATGGAGCAGAACGGATTGAGCGAGCGCGACCTGGATTTCGGCGTGAAGAAAAACCAGCTCGAACCCGCGTTCCTCGGCATTGCCGAGTCGCTCAAAGTAGGTCTATGCACGCAGGTGCGGCGTCTCAGGGAGCTGGCGCGGGGCGCCGAACTCCCGATCGAGCCGGTCCAGAAATTGCCGGCGACGGAGCGCTGCCGGCTCACCAACGGCCGGGAGATCACTCTGCAGTCCCCCGCCCTGACACTTCCGCAGTTTGAGGCTGTGCTGGAGCCGTTTCTGGACCGCACCTTCGTGTTCCATCGCGAGACGGAGTACCGGTTGACCTGTTCGATCTTCGCGCCGCTTGAGGATGCCCTCGACCGGGCGGAGCTCGACGCGCGGGAGATTGATTGCTGCCTGCTGGTGGGGGGCAGCTCGCTGATCCCGCAAGTGGCCGATGCCCTCCGCAGTTACTTTGAACCCGAGAAAGTCGTCCTGTACTCGCACCCGGATCAGGTGCAGTCGGCGGTGGCGCGGGGCGCCGCCGCGCAGGCGCTCTCGCTGGCCGTCCTCGGCCGGGGGGTGCTGCAGCCGGCCTCGCCCACGGGCGTGTGCATCCGAACAACCGCCGGGAAGATGCAGTTGATTCCGCCTCACAGCCCCCTGCCGTACCCGGCGGCAGGCGAATGGGCGATGAATACCAACCTGGCTCTGCCCAAGCGGCTGAGCCAGACTGAACGCGTAGTCCGGATCGAACTCATCGGGACCGATGATTCGCTCATCCAACGCTGGACCTGGTTGGTGCCCCCGGCAGCCGCTCCCGGCGAACCGTTGACCCTCCAGTACTGCATGGACGAGAATCAGGTGATCCGGTACCGGTTGGACTTGGAATCGGGAACCGGTCGGGAGGGTCTCACCGGGAGCACCGAGAACCCGATCCATAACGTGGTCAACCCCGACCTCAAGCGAATCAGGATTCTCGAACTTGAGGAGTGCCTCCGGACCTCGCTACCCGCCGGAGAGCAACAGGAGGAAATGGTGGTCGAAATCGCCAACTTGAGCCGGGAGCTTCGCCAGTATGACAAGGCACGCTACCTGCTGGAGAGAGTTCTCCGCACCCGGGGCGGCGGCGACATCGGGGTTCTCAATTACCTGGGCATAGTGTGCGGCGAGCAGGGTGACCGCCAGGCGGAGGAGAAGTACTACAGAGAAGCCGCCCGGCTTGGTTCCGATGCCGCTCAATTCAATCTCGCCTACTTCTACCGCGACCACGGTTCGCTGGCGAAAGCCGCCGAGGCGATTGAACGCCTGGTCGAGCGGTTCCCCAAGGGTCCGTATTTGGTGCTCAAGGCCGACATTGCCGAACGGGAGGAGCGGATTTACGAGAGCAAGCGCGCTTTGGAGATGGCCAGGAAGGCGTTTGGGCCGGTGAAATCGCTGAGCGACTGGGAACTGAGTTGGTACGAGCACGGCGCCAAACTTGCCGGCGACGAGGCGGCGCAGGAGATGGTTCGGGCGGAGAGGAAACGGCGGCGGCGCTCAAACGCCCCCGAACCGAGCGGACTCCTTCCAGAAATGAGGGAGGCCTAG